The proteins below are encoded in one region of Ereboglobus luteus:
- a CDS encoding uroporphyrinogen decarboxylase family protein, with the protein MNTRERTLAVFNYQNYDQMPVVHFGYWTELLAKWHKEGHLTADEAEFYFDKNEYDKIICDKLGFDFCWGHQLTPKHKVHPFFEKKILETHPNGVIRYINPDGLIEETDPNTTTIPATIGTLMTGREAWEELYKPRLQSGPARHGTPGELARWKQLSEETTDAPFGVYAGSMFGYARDMIGVEALSYLQVDDEDLFIEIIDTVANLSFETVKAVLEAGLRVDFLHFWEDICFKNGPLINPATFEKYVAPHYKKITDMAKAHGVNLFSVDSDGLIDKLIPAWFANGVNIMFPIEVGTWDASIAPWREKYGRELRGVGGVRKSVLGEDRAAIDAEIERIKPLVDLGGYIPCPDHRISLEATWDNVRYYADRMRATFCR; encoded by the coding sequence ATGAACACCCGCGAACGCACCCTCGCTGTTTTTAATTATCAAAACTACGACCAAATGCCCGTCGTGCATTTCGGCTACTGGACCGAGCTCCTCGCTAAATGGCACAAGGAGGGACACCTCACCGCCGACGAGGCCGAATTCTATTTCGACAAAAACGAATACGACAAAATCATCTGCGACAAACTCGGCTTCGATTTCTGCTGGGGACACCAGCTCACGCCCAAGCACAAAGTGCATCCTTTCTTCGAAAAGAAGATTCTCGAAACACACCCCAACGGCGTCATTCGTTATATAAATCCCGACGGCCTCATCGAGGAAACCGATCCCAACACGACCACCATCCCCGCCACCATCGGCACGCTCATGACCGGACGCGAGGCGTGGGAGGAACTCTACAAACCGCGCCTCCAATCCGGCCCCGCGCGCCACGGCACGCCCGGCGAACTCGCGCGCTGGAAACAACTCAGCGAAGAAACCACCGACGCGCCCTTCGGCGTTTATGCCGGCAGCATGTTCGGCTACGCGCGCGACATGATCGGTGTCGAGGCGCTCAGTTATCTTCAAGTCGACGACGAGGACCTCTTCATCGAAATCATCGACACCGTCGCAAACCTCTCCTTCGAAACGGTGAAGGCTGTGCTCGAGGCCGGACTGCGTGTGGACTTCCTGCATTTTTGGGAGGACATCTGTTTCAAAAACGGCCCGCTCATAAACCCCGCCACCTTTGAAAAATACGTCGCACCGCATTATAAAAAAATAACCGACATGGCGAAGGCGCACGGCGTGAACCTCTTCTCGGTCGATAGCGACGGCCTCATCGACAAACTCATCCCAGCCTGGTTCGCGAACGGCGTGAACATCATGTTCCCGATCGAAGTCGGCACTTGGGACGCAAGCATCGCCCCGTGGCGCGAAAAATACGGACGCGAACTGCGCGGCGTCGGCGGCGTCCGCAAAAGCGTGCTCGGCGAGGACCGCGCCGCCATCGACGCAGAAATCGAGCGCATCAAACCGCTCGTCGATCTCGGCGGCTACATCCCCTGCCCCGACCACCGCATCTCGCTGGAGGCCACATGGGACAACGTCCGCTACTACGCCGACCGCATGCGCGCGACATTCTGCCGGTAG
- a CDS encoding tetratricopeptide repeat protein, translating to MNRETLLKQIEQWHADGNHQEIEDAVRALPETGRDFDLSCMLARALNNLSRYGDALEILESVREQGRDDALWHYRVAYSLYYLDREADPIPHFERAIALGDDHPDTYQMLLWAKKAAKQHLDAKPEGKNTDGEARTAFVAKAIATLALNMRLQPNARTMRLEDGLDFMLRDKGLGYVNGGGSQLSPEGEIISCDIEIKLAEDSPEIIETILTTAKKLDIAKGSKLKYRALAGGTEVEYPIGKLEGFAVYINHADQPPEVWQKHNVNEVADELHRLLGNNGTLVFSHWNGPREVALYFYGEGGADAMQAKAKPFLDTHPLCQNCRIARLA from the coding sequence ATGAATCGCGAAACATTATTAAAACAAATCGAACAATGGCACGCCGACGGAAACCATCAGGAGATCGAGGACGCCGTGCGCGCGCTGCCTGAAACCGGGCGCGACTTCGACCTGTCCTGCATGCTCGCCCGCGCGCTTAACAACCTCAGCCGCTACGGGGACGCGCTTGAAATTCTGGAATCCGTGCGCGAGCAGGGGCGCGACGACGCGCTGTGGCATTACCGCGTCGCCTATTCATTATATTATTTGGACCGCGAGGCGGATCCCATTCCGCATTTCGAGCGCGCAATCGCGCTCGGCGACGACCATCCCGACACGTATCAAATGCTGCTCTGGGCAAAGAAGGCCGCGAAGCAGCACCTGGACGCGAAACCCGAAGGCAAAAACACGGACGGCGAAGCGCGGACGGCATTTGTCGCCAAGGCCATTGCGACACTCGCGCTCAACATGCGCCTGCAACCGAACGCCCGCACCATGCGACTGGAGGACGGGCTCGACTTCATGCTCCGCGACAAGGGCCTCGGCTACGTGAACGGCGGCGGCTCGCAACTCTCGCCCGAGGGGGAAATCATATCCTGCGACATTGAAATTAAACTCGCGGAGGACTCGCCTGAAATTATCGAAACAATCCTGACCACCGCCAAAAAACTCGATATCGCTAAAGGCTCCAAACTCAAATACCGCGCCCTCGCCGGCGGCACCGAAGTGGAATACCCGATCGGAAAACTGGAGGGATTCGCGGTTTATATAAACCACGCGGACCAGCCGCCCGAAGTGTGGCAAAAACACAACGTCAACGAGGTCGCCGACGAATTGCACCGCCTCCTCGGAAACAACGGCACGCTCGTGTTCAGCCATTGGAACGGCCCGAGGGAAGTCGCGCTGTATTTTTACGGCGAGGGCGGAGCCGATGCGATGCAGGCAAAGGCAAAGCCGTTCCTCGACACGCACCCGCTCTGCCAAAACTGCCGCATTGCCCGGCTCGCCTGA
- a CDS encoding DUF4304 domain-containing protein has protein sequence MPPANSTHHVRQHLRAARARFAGRPSNAQDTRAVYMEACAAIAAAFEPRGYKFSKSGPHFTAKSRDKQFTYRISFQSSHNNIPGQHIRLLVHTSISSPVVKKWETALWARHGRTYQGNGNIAGTQLGYLAEPGKRAWVAWELAHEHTRAAAIAEVTDRITRHALPWFAQCEDIPRLVGRIVETGVFPDCHVENFPAELLLCFASREQTARALAAYIKTLHPKARANLHKDFAAARDESPLKINHSGFFGCRIRYLLAEGIEFPKE, from the coding sequence TTGCCACCCGCAAATTCCACACATCATGTCCGACAACACCTCCGCGCCGCCCGCGCCCGCTTCGCCGGACGTCCGTCCAACGCGCAGGACACCCGCGCCGTTTACATGGAAGCCTGCGCCGCCATCGCCGCCGCCTTCGAGCCACGCGGCTACAAGTTCTCAAAATCAGGCCCGCACTTCACAGCCAAGAGCCGGGACAAACAATTCACCTATCGCATTTCATTTCAGTCGAGCCACAACAACATCCCCGGCCAGCACATCAGGCTCCTCGTCCACACCTCCATTTCCTCGCCCGTCGTCAAGAAATGGGAAACCGCGCTCTGGGCGCGCCACGGCCGGACATACCAGGGCAACGGCAACATCGCCGGCACTCAACTCGGCTACCTCGCCGAGCCAGGCAAACGCGCCTGGGTCGCATGGGAACTCGCGCACGAGCACACTCGCGCCGCCGCCATTGCCGAGGTCACCGACCGCATCACCCGCCACGCGCTCCCGTGGTTCGCCCAATGCGAGGATATCCCGCGCCTCGTCGGGCGCATTGTCGAAACCGGCGTTTTTCCCGATTGTCACGTCGAGAATTTCCCCGCCGAGCTCCTCCTCTGCTTCGCAAGCAGGGAACAAACCGCGCGTGCGCTCGCTGCTTATATAAAAACACTGCATCCCAAGGCCCGCGCCAATCTTCACAAAGACTTCGCCGCGGCGCGCGACGAGTCGCCGCTCAAAATAAACCACAGCGGCTTCTTCGGCTGCCGCATCCGTTATCTCCTCGCCGAAGGCATCGAATTTCCAAAAGAATAA
- a CDS encoding DUF4304 domain-containing protein: MPASKPSDKAARRHPAATPADPPPMNTSTTRRAIRQISKQCAAALAPHGFKLQSPHLHRLMPDGLYHAINFQSSQWGDRHEGRFTINLIVTSQWLHTHWTNLPFPKNPGSAPWPILRRLGQQLPAGNDKWWDVNADTNLDALFTEISRALIKHALPFFAQYPDSQAILDRVRTGGFVHSASDAQRPLIAAILLVEKRQPEAAREILLNALKENAGSPFAKTINLIASRLGIKLQAPA; encoded by the coding sequence ATGCCCGCGTCCAAACCCTCCGATAAAGCCGCCCGTCGCCACCCCGCCGCCACCCCTGCCGATCCTCCGCCCATGAACACAAGCACCACCCGGCGGGCCATTCGCCAAATCAGCAAACAATGCGCCGCCGCGCTCGCCCCGCACGGCTTCAAGCTCCAGTCGCCGCACCTCCACCGTCTTATGCCGGACGGCCTTTATCACGCCATCAATTTCCAATCGTCGCAATGGGGCGACCGCCACGAGGGGCGCTTCACCATCAACCTCATTGTGACAAGCCAGTGGCTCCACACGCATTGGACAAACCTGCCTTTCCCCAAAAACCCCGGCAGCGCGCCATGGCCAATCCTGCGGCGACTCGGCCAACAACTCCCCGCCGGGAACGACAAATGGTGGGATGTCAACGCAGACACCAACCTCGACGCGCTCTTCACCGAAATATCACGCGCCCTCATCAAACACGCGCTGCCCTTTTTTGCCCAATACCCCGATTCGCAAGCCATACTTGATCGCGTTCGCACCGGAGGCTTTGTCCACAGCGCGTCCGATGCGCAACGTCCGCTCATCGCGGCAATTCTCCTTGTCGAAAAGCGCCAGCCAGAGGCCGCCCGTGAAATTCTCTTAAACGCGCTCAAGGAAAACGCCGGTTCCCCGTTTGCAAAAACCATCAACCTCATCGCCAGCCGTCTTGGTATAAAACTGCAAGCCCCGGCATAA
- a CDS encoding YeiH family protein, which produces MNATLHKTAAYVALVAGLAACYWVNSAWALLIGIVIGLARLNPVPQLTKPLSTKLLQASVIGLGAGMNLAVLIRVGASGVLYTIVGIALAFALGIFLGRRAKVPRDITLLITGGTAICGGSAIAAIAGVIRPKSEDATVALATVFLLNAAALFIFPALGHFFKLDPQAFGLWSALAIHDTSSVVGAAGNYDPESLPVATTVKLTRALWIAPLSLVIGWAVSRNKNKDATATRRRPPIPWFIFGFIAAAAVVTWIPPLADAGREVAAFSRRLLVLTLFLIGANLTPAALRAVGVRPLVLGVTLWFAVSALTLLAINFGWIR; this is translated from the coding sequence GTGAACGCCACTCTCCACAAGACGGCAGCTTATGTCGCACTCGTCGCCGGACTCGCCGCCTGCTACTGGGTCAATAGCGCGTGGGCGTTGCTCATCGGAATCGTGATCGGCCTTGCGCGACTCAATCCCGTTCCCCAACTCACAAAACCCCTCTCGACGAAACTCCTCCAGGCGTCCGTCATCGGGCTCGGCGCCGGCATGAACCTCGCCGTCCTCATCCGCGTTGGCGCAAGCGGCGTCCTCTACACCATCGTCGGCATCGCGCTTGCGTTTGCCCTCGGGATTTTTCTCGGGCGTCGCGCAAAAGTTCCGCGCGACATCACCCTGCTCATCACCGGCGGCACTGCGATTTGCGGCGGCAGCGCCATCGCGGCCATCGCAGGTGTCATCCGGCCAAAATCCGAGGACGCCACCGTCGCCCTCGCCACGGTTTTCCTGCTCAACGCGGCCGCGCTCTTCATCTTTCCCGCGCTCGGACATTTTTTCAAACTCGACCCGCAAGCCTTCGGCCTCTGGTCCGCGCTAGCCATTCACGACACCAGCTCCGTTGTCGGCGCCGCCGGCAACTACGACCCCGAATCGCTCCCCGTTGCAACAACCGTCAAGCTCACCCGCGCCCTCTGGATCGCGCCGCTCTCCCTCGTCATCGGCTGGGCGGTTTCCCGCAACAAGAACAAGGATGCGACCGCGACACGCCGCCGCCCGCCGATCCCGTGGTTTATCTTCGGGTTCATCGCCGCCGCGGCCGTTGTCACCTGGATTCCGCCGCTGGCCGACGCGGGGCGGGAAGTGGCCGCTTTCTCGCGACGGCTGCTTGTTCTCACGCTTTTTCTTATCGGCGCAAATCTGACGCCCGCCGCGCTCCGCGCCGTCGGCGTCCGCCCGCTCGTCCTCGGCGTCACCCTATGGTTCGCCGTTTCCGCGCTCACGCTTCTCGCAATCAACTTCGGTTGGATTCGGTGA
- a CDS encoding FRG domain-containing protein, whose product MKHPHLSHASSVVTYSANTRVATTVQEFIALVENLSPKNGEVFFRGHEIYDWNLQPSVYRNGFKEFECDIYNEALAMCPTDFQDDASAFEKLVRMQHYKVPTRILDITSNPLIALYFACEEYDKIDRTADKDGAIVLMAIKDELIKPFNGDTVSCLSNLARLSEAEREELHVVGECGRKDFETEINRYQTEWDNRFRTQGSLMNVEAINTHRKNRLKIVKAFNENTRRLLHFIREEKSYFEPLMDPRDFNKVFCIRPKMSNQRVIAQSGAFLLFGILDELCYTGHSGIETNRIIIRSSSKKPILQQLERLNINKATVFPQMESTAEIIRSKIRRPKNRFGEM is encoded by the coding sequence ATGAAACACCCCCATCTTTCCCACGCATCATCGGTGGTAACTTATTCTGCAAACACACGCGTTGCCACAACCGTCCAAGAATTCATCGCATTGGTTGAAAACCTAAGCCCAAAAAACGGAGAGGTTTTTTTTCGGGGGCACGAAATTTATGATTGGAATCTACAACCGTCCGTCTACCGGAATGGATTCAAAGAATTCGAATGCGATATTTACAATGAAGCGTTGGCGATGTGCCCTACTGATTTTCAAGATGATGCTTCTGCTTTTGAAAAGCTCGTCAGGATGCAACATTACAAAGTGCCCACGCGCATTCTTGATATAACGTCCAATCCCTTGATCGCGCTGTATTTTGCCTGCGAAGAATACGACAAAATAGACAGAACTGCAGACAAAGATGGCGCTATTGTGTTAATGGCCATTAAAGATGAGCTCATAAAGCCATTTAACGGAGATACAGTAAGTTGTCTTTCTAACTTAGCCCGATTAAGTGAGGCAGAACGTGAGGAGTTGCATGTCGTTGGCGAGTGTGGCCGCAAGGATTTCGAAACTGAAATTAATCGATATCAAACAGAGTGGGACAATCGATTTAGAACACAAGGATCACTAATGAATGTTGAGGCAATCAACACGCACAGGAAAAACCGCCTGAAAATAGTCAAAGCCTTTAATGAAAACACTCGACGCTTGTTGCATTTTATTAGAGAGGAGAAATCGTATTTTGAACCACTAATGGATCCTCGGGATTTCAATAAAGTTTTTTGCATTCGGCCCAAGATGAGTAACCAACGTGTTATTGCTCAATCAGGCGCATTTTTACTTTTTGGTATTCTCGATGAGTTATGCTATACTGGGCACAGCGGAATAGAAACAAATAGGATAATCATCCGAAGTAGTTCCAAGAAACCGATTCTTCAGCAACTCGAACGATTAAATATCAATAAAGCAACGGTCTTCCCGCAGATGGAGAGCACTGCCGAGATAATTCGAAGCAAAATAAGGCGACCTAAGAATCGTTTTGGAGAGATGTGA
- a CDS encoding HD domain-containing protein, which translates to MDLTRITQQIRFIIEADKLKEIFRQTICTQSRRAENDAEHSWHLALLVVILAEHSNTPDIDLLRVLKMVTIHDLVEIDAGDTFAYDTAGMADQHEREAVAADRIFGMLPAPQNAEYRALWDEFEARETPEAKFAAAVDRFQPMLLNCLTEGAAWKKHGITSDRVIARNKHIAEGSATLWAYAEKMLADAIAAGHLK; encoded by the coding sequence ATGGATCTCACACGCATCACGCAACAAATCCGCTTCATTATCGAAGCAGACAAGCTCAAGGAAATTTTTCGCCAGACCATCTGCACGCAAAGTCGGCGCGCCGAAAACGACGCCGAGCATTCATGGCACCTCGCGCTTCTCGTCGTGATCCTCGCCGAGCACAGCAACACGCCGGACATCGACCTCCTGCGCGTCCTGAAAATGGTCACCATTCACGACCTCGTCGAAATCGACGCGGGCGACACCTTCGCCTACGACACCGCCGGCATGGCCGACCAACACGAACGCGAAGCCGTCGCAGCCGACCGTATTTTCGGCATGCTCCCCGCGCCGCAAAACGCCGAATACCGCGCGCTCTGGGACGAGTTCGAGGCGCGCGAAACGCCCGAGGCGAAATTCGCCGCCGCCGTTGACCGCTTCCAACCGATGCTCCTCAACTGCCTGACCGAGGGCGCCGCGTGGAAAAAGCACGGCATCACGAGCGACCGCGTCATCGCGCGCAACAAGCACATCGCCGAAGGCTCCGCGACACTCTGGGCCTACGCCGAAAAAATGCTGGCCGACGCCATCGCCGCCGGCCACCTGAAGTAG
- a CDS encoding outer membrane beta-barrel protein codes for MKKQIALSILAIAFAGSAFAQLSGDVSTRPVSYYVEPSVFWVPSNNGLDDGFGGAISGGVILYNHHQVGLDFAYFEADYDKGPGKMKFMPLTTSYQYLIPFGKCFQARAGVHVGAMFEKSKDQPGIRNKNRTAFTGGASLGLDWVINKNVSVGVGGKWLYVDETNDLRERNMALVGLNCAVKF; via the coding sequence ATGAAAAAACAAATCGCACTCTCAATCCTAGCAATCGCGTTTGCCGGCTCGGCTTTCGCACAACTGAGCGGGGATGTCTCGACGCGTCCCGTCAGTTATTACGTGGAACCCTCGGTTTTTTGGGTTCCATCCAACAATGGTCTTGATGATGGTTTCGGCGGCGCGATTTCCGGCGGCGTCATTCTCTACAATCACCATCAGGTCGGCCTCGACTTCGCCTACTTCGAGGCGGACTACGACAAGGGGCCGGGCAAGATGAAGTTTATGCCGCTCACCACCAGCTACCAATACCTGATTCCCTTCGGAAAATGTTTCCAGGCGCGCGCGGGCGTCCATGTCGGCGCGATGTTTGAAAAGAGCAAGGACCAGCCGGGCATCCGCAACAAGAACCGCACGGCGTTCACCGGCGGCGCGTCGCTCGGGCTCGACTGGGTGATTAACAAAAACGTTTCCGTGGGCGTCGGCGGCAAGTGGCTGTATGTCGACGAAACCAACGACCTGCGCGAGCGCAACATGGCCCTCGTGGGTCTCAACTGCGCGGTGAAGTTCTAA